A stretch of DNA from Methylomicrobium lacus LW14:
GGTAATCGACAGATTTTTCACGATGATGTCCCGCTCTTCTCCGTTCAGAAAAATCAGTCCTTGCAGATGCGTATCTTTTCGCAAAGAGCGCGGTAATTCCAGTTTCATTTTTTTCTCCTGATTGATCTCAACACACTAAATAGAGGCTACTTTGATGTAATCGTCAAGTGTAGTCAATTCCAGGGTTTTCGTGCGGGGTGCCTGGATGGCTTTTTCCTCGGCCTGAGCCTTGTCTTCAAGCGTTCATTATCCCGTCACGAACCTGTCATCACTTGTTCCAATAATACAGGCCAGTATTTAAGATTCGGTGCTTATGTTATGTGGAATGATTTTCAAAAGTCCCGCCGCCATTTCATCAAAACGTCGACTCTGGCCTTGGGTGCGGGTTTTGTGCCGACCATGAGAGGGCGCAGCAGTATTGCGGCGTCGGGGGATTCGTCCGAGTGGGTCGGTCAACCGCAGTCGGCGCAGGGGATTCAAATCGGCGATGTGCTGCAGGATCGTGCGATTGTCTGGAGCCGCTCCGACCGTCCGAGCCGAATGCTCGTCGAATACAGTTTCCATTCCGATTTTACCGAAGCCACATTGCTGCCTGGACCGCTGGTGCTGGTCGGGTCTGACTACACGGCCCGTATCGATTTGACCGGGTTGCCGGCCGGGCGGGATGTGTATGTCAGAGTATGGTTTCAGGACATCGATGAGCGCAAAGTCCTGAGCCAGCCCAGTTACGGCTATTTTCGGACGGCGCCCGATGCGGTGCGGCCCCTCCGTTTTCTTTGGTCCGGGGACACCTGCGGGCAGGGTTGGGGCATCAATCCGGACATCGGCGGCATGCGGATTTTTGAAACGATGCGGCAGACCGAGCCGGATTTTTTCATCCATTGCGGCGACAGCATCTATGCGGACAGCCCGATTCAGGCGTCTCAGGTCGTGCCGCAGACCGGCGAAATCTGGCGCAACCTGGTGATTCCGGAAGTCGCGAAGGTCGCCGAAACCCTGGACGAGTTCCGCGGCCGCTATAAATACAACCTGCTCGATCACAATCTGCGCCGGTTCAACGCGGAAGTGCCGACCGTCTGGCTGTGGGACGATCATGAAATCACCAATAACTGGTCGCCGGCGAAAGATCTGAACGGCGATCCGCGCTACAGCGAAAAGGCGATCGCCACGCTGGTCGAGCGCGGCAGAAAAGCCGCGCTCGAATATGCGCCGATGCGTTTAGCGTCCGCCGATTCGGCGCGGCGCATCTACCGTAAACTGTCTTACGGGCCCTTGCTCGACGTGTTCGTGCTGGATATGCGTTCGTACCGCAGCGGCAACAATCACAATCGCCAGGCCCGGCCGGACGCGGATACCGCCTATCTGGGCCGCGAGCAATTGCATTGGCTGAAAGCCGGTCTGAAAAATTCGGCGGCGGTCTGGAAGGTCATCGCGGCGGACATGCCGCTCGGATTGCAATCGCGCGACGGCGTCGATCCGCTGAGCCGGACGCAATTTGAAAGTTTTGCGAACGGCGACGGCCCTGTGTTCGGGCGCGAGTTTGAACTGGCCGAGCTGCTGGCGTTCATCAAACAGGAAGCGGTCCGCAATATAGTCTGGCTGACCGCCGACGTGCATTACGCGGCCGCGCATTTTTACGATCCGGCCAAGGCGCGTTTCAAGGATTTCGAGCCGTTCTGGGAGTTTGTCGCCGGCCCGTTGAATGCGGGCAGCTTCGGGCCGCATGAGCTCGACGATACCTTCGGTCCGCAAGTGATCTTTCAAAAAGCCGCGCCCGCGCCTAACCTGTCGCCCTTGTTCGGCTTACAGTCCTTCGGCCAGATCGATATCGACGGCGACAGCCGGGTGATGACGGTGTCATTAAAAGATATCGACGGAGTTACGCTATTTTCGCAAGACCTCATGCCCTCTCCGTCTTGACAGAACGGCTAAGCCTGCCAGATTCGGCGGCACTGTGCTCATGACTCCTATGCCCGTCTGAGGGCTTGGGAAGAGGATCCGGTTGGGGCTGGAGGCTGAAACGATAAATGACAAGATCAGGGGGGCAATCGAGGTTTTCATCCTGCGCTGATTTATAAGGATATTTTATTTACTATGAATAAATTGATAATTTTTTGTTGACGGGATCTCG
This window harbors:
- a CDS encoding alkaline phosphatase D family protein, whose product is MWNDFQKSRRHFIKTSTLALGAGFVPTMRGRSSIAASGDSSEWVGQPQSAQGIQIGDVLQDRAIVWSRSDRPSRMLVEYSFHSDFTEATLLPGPLVLVGSDYTARIDLTGLPAGRDVYVRVWFQDIDERKVLSQPSYGYFRTAPDAVRPLRFLWSGDTCGQGWGINPDIGGMRIFETMRQTEPDFFIHCGDSIYADSPIQASQVVPQTGEIWRNLVIPEVAKVAETLDEFRGRYKYNLLDHNLRRFNAEVPTVWLWDDHEITNNWSPAKDLNGDPRYSEKAIATLVERGRKAALEYAPMRLASADSARRIYRKLSYGPLLDVFVLDMRSYRSGNNHNRQARPDADTAYLGREQLHWLKAGLKNSAAVWKVIAADMPLGLQSRDGVDPLSRTQFESFANGDGPVFGREFELAELLAFIKQEAVRNIVWLTADVHYAAAHFYDPAKARFKDFEPFWEFVAGPLNAGSFGPHELDDTFGPQVIFQKAAPAPNLSPLFGLQSFGQIDIDGDSRVMTVSLKDIDGVTLFSQDLMPSPS